A genomic segment from Mycoplasma sp. 1018B encodes:
- the rnc gene encoding ribonuclease III codes for MINQDKFNEFLKKYNIEIKNFNYFQEALTHNSYIKFQAKNKNIKNYQTLEFLGDSILQFLVSVFLYKNHNELEQGKLTLLRSKMVNTKNLNELSHELKLLDFLLTASGKMSIEVKKSEKVGADIFESLVGAIFLDQGLEKTINFLKQTLFPTVNKFNVENLKDFKSQLQEYMQSFSKKTVNYQTISINNDHFEAKAIHNNNTYGVGIGKNKLEAEENAAKNALEKLKK; via the coding sequence ATGATTAATCAAGATAAATTCAATGAATTTCTAAAAAAATATAATATAGAAATTAAAAATTTTAATTATTTTCAAGAAGCATTAACTCATAATTCTTACATTAAATTTCAAGCCAAAAATAAAAACATTAAAAACTATCAAACATTAGAATTTCTTGGAGATTCTATTTTACAATTTCTTGTTTCAGTATTTTTATATAAAAATCATAATGAATTAGAACAAGGTAAATTAACTTTGTTACGTTCTAAAATGGTAAATACCAAAAATTTAAATGAATTATCTCATGAATTAAAATTATTGGATTTTTTACTTACTGCATCAGGTAAAATGTCAATAGAAGTTAAAAAAAGTGAAAAAGTAGGAGCAGATATTTTTGAATCCCTTGTTGGAGCCATTTTTTTAGATCAAGGTTTGGAAAAAACAATTAATTTTTTAAAACAAACATTATTTCCTACAGTAAATAAATTTAATGTTGAAAATTTAAAAGACTTTAAATCACAACTACAAGAATATATGCAAAGTTTTTCTAAAAAAACTGTTAATTATCAAACTATTTCTATAAATAATGATCATTTTGAAGCAAAAGCAATTCATAATAATAATACTTATGGTGTAGGCATAGGTAAAAATAAATTAGAAGCAGAAGAAAATGCAGCAAAAAATGCGTTAGAAAAATTAAAAAAATAA
- a CDS encoding DnaJ C-terminal domain-containing protein — translation MSKKDLYQILGVNKNATQQEIKNAYRKLAMQYHPDKLKDGTSDQKMQELNAAYEVLSDPEKRNNYDRFGNADGQANFQNMDFGNFTGGFNFSDIFGDFFSSFGSRQNRKNHGPIRGQDIEVEMTIDFLSAVLGKQIKQTLNKYELCSKCNGTGAQNPNSIQTCNKCSGTGNIHVELNTPFGKTIRVQQCTNCYGTGKIIKEKCTNCYGNIYIEKTKIVTFDIQPGTLSGDQMKLDGFGEKGQNGAPSGNMYISFRVREHKFYKNDRLNIYATVPVSFLDIIKENTILIPSPYGPFEYKLKNNLRDKDRIVIKNKGIKKGSKIGDYIITFNIILPNFSSRDFKKMSNLLIEFNDDSNQNLIKEVEKIK, via the coding sequence ATGTCAAAAAAAGATCTTTATCAAATTCTAGGTGTTAACAAAAATGCTACACAACAAGAAATTAAAAATGCTTATCGTAAATTAGCAATGCAATATCATCCAGACAAACTAAAAGATGGTACAAGTGATCAAAAAATGCAAGAACTTAATGCTGCTTATGAAGTATTAAGCGATCCTGAAAAAAGAAATAATTATGACCGTTTTGGTAATGCTGATGGTCAAGCTAATTTTCAAAATATGGATTTTGGAAATTTTACAGGTGGTTTTAATTTTAGTGATATTTTCGGTGATTTTTTTAGTTCATTCGGTAGTAGACAAAATAGAAAAAATCATGGTCCTATCAGAGGTCAAGATATTGAAGTTGAAATGACTATTGATTTTTTATCTGCAGTTTTAGGCAAACAAATTAAGCAAACACTTAATAAATATGAATTATGTTCTAAATGTAATGGTACAGGAGCACAAAATCCTAATTCAATACAAACCTGTAATAAATGTTCAGGCACAGGTAATATTCATGTTGAATTAAATACTCCATTTGGTAAAACTATAAGAGTTCAACAATGTACCAACTGCTATGGAACAGGAAAAATAATTAAAGAAAAGTGTACGAATTGTTATGGAAATATTTATATAGAAAAAACTAAAATAGTAACTTTTGATATACAACCAGGAACATTATCAGGTGATCAAATGAAACTGGATGGTTTTGGAGAAAAAGGACAAAATGGAGCTCCTTCTGGTAATATGTATATTTCTTTTAGAGTTAGAGAACATAAATTTTATAAAAATGATAGGTTAAATATATATGCTACTGTACCTGTTTCATTTTTAGATATCATTAAAGAAAATACTATTTTAATTCCGTCACCTTATGGTCCTTTTGAATATAAATTAAAAAATAATTTAAGAGATAAAGATAGAATTGTTATAAAAAATAAAGGAATTAAAAAAGGTTCAAAAATAGGAGATTATATTATTACATTTAATATTATTTTGCCTAATTTTTCAAGTAGAGATTTTAAAAAAATGTCAAATCTTTTAATTGAATTTAATGATGATTCTAATCAAAATTTAATAAAAGAAGTAGAAAAAATTAAATAA